GAAGTTAGAGAGACTACAGAAATCCACCACCTTCATCATACTCATATTGTTCAACTCAGCTCTCTAATGCCATCAACTACTTGCAGTGCTTCTACCAAAGGTtattttgtctctctctttagaATAAATTCAGTTCTCATGATTGTTTCATAATTATATCATCATCACCGTCATTATTCTCGTCATCTTTACTattattttcattatcattAATCCTCATAAAAAAGTAGAaagcaaaaataagaaaaaaaaaattgcttttattGTTTCAGCACCTGTAAAACTATAGATCTATGCAATTCATCATTTTGAGAAGCCTGCCCATATAAGaacataaacaaaaatgttACCAAATAATGCAATAAGTCTAaggatataatattttttacattttttttttcacaactcttaagtcttaacatAGAAAAATTAACAACTTCACAGGTTGTAAAAAgctgttgtgaaaaatgttttgTCATATCATTACTGAAAACAATGGCCTAAATAACATTTAAGTGGATAAGATTGAAACACGAAAAAAGAATAatcagaaaaaagaagaaactcaTTATAAGCATTTTATATAAGATTAGAAGTGCACAATTATGAAatagaatgatttgaaattattatgtaGAATAAATCAATTCCATAATGTCAGATATTGTAAAAACATATCTAATACATCTTCCATCAAAAGTTTCATGCGGTCTTtctaattatataatattgaaGCCTCtgttagatttttcttttcttttccctttttaacCTTTCATCTGTTAttctttttacatatatattaaaacctTTGTCTCTTTCGTGTGTAATAAGATATAAACAGAATCTGTTTTATTTAAATTGTCTAATTAGTCATTATTATAGGAAATAGtctaaatgatattttttttcttcttcttatgcaATGATTAGAGAAACAGCTGTCAGATAATAAAAGTTTTATGTGATGTTGTCTTATCAGTTTTGAGTGCAAATCTTTTATCATACTTTTCTTACTCTACTTTATActttaccaataaaaacttgtcacatgttcacataattaattaaatactaccattattgacttattaatacTACCATTATTAATTAATGTGGCACATTAAAGTGGTAAGACTAATGTGACATATTAATGGTAAAACAAATCTAATGGGCCACCATTTTAATGTCAGTGAAGACAACTAATAATGACATATGAAATTCACCATTTTAATGGGCCACCTTGTTGCCTTATTGCTTTAATTAAACCATTTTAAGACATATTATATGTTACCCATATAAACCGTACGTTTTACCCATTTGTGTATCTGAAGGTGACACTTTATCCTTAAGGTAAGCCTCAATAATGTCTATTATATGTTAGCGTCAAACGTTATTATGCAACCAACAATCATAAACATAATTGATCGGTAGGTAGAATGTCATACTTCTGAAAATCATTAGACAGATGAAGTGCTTATTTTCTAAGCCATAATTGTCACATAAAGCTTTCATTGAAATTACTAAATAATGCTATTATACTAAATAAGCTATAAATTTTCCCTTTAAAAGTATGAATTTTCATgttgttaaaaaatattggagttttttttttttttttttaatgaaaaatatgtgAGCTTTATTAAATATTAGAAAACAACATAGCATCTTGAATCACCAATGATTCAATGAACGGcggacaattttttttccatccatgtTACAAGGAAATCAATGTCTTTTGCATATGCTACAAGGGCATGTGTAGACTTATCAGCTTGTCTTCTCACATGCGAGGAGTCAAAGGCTGCAAGGAGCGCCTTTGTGAGCTTCATTCATGGCTGACCACCAAGGTCAGTCACTCTCCACTCCTCACCGGTCACTGTCAATTGTCGTTGCTTGGTGGTGGTCGTCTTTCTCTTAGCTCGATTCGACTAGGCcaatctccctctctctacGTTTTCACTTTTCACATCAAACCCTCATCGGAGTTTCAACCCACAGCTGGGCTGTTGTGTTTGGTTGTTTGTTTCGGTTGGTTTCAGAGTTTTTTGGATTTGGTGAACAACCCGATTAAGCTCTCTCTCCGATTTGCTTTGGGTCTCTGGATTCTTTCTCTCCAATCTAATCTAGGTCTCCTTGGATTCTTCCTCTCTCTGATCTGATTTCTACTTCCGATTTTATTTGTAAACCACAAAACAGAAAAACTCATAAACATTGTTTCATACTTTCATTGTTGAATAAATAATCATTGTTTGTGGGTAGTGAAACTTTAAATTGTATGTGGTTTTGATGGTTGATGTTGATCATCTTGTTCAAGTTATTGTGCTTTGTTCTGAATTTGTGTattgaaattttgtatttggATGCCATTTTTGGTTGTGATCAatgtaaagaaattttttgttgtttgggtGCAGGGTTTGTTGTGTgttctaggattttttttttttatataaatttaattagattttttgcatcttttaatataaaaatctgggaaaaaaaaaacccttatcGGTAGAGCATTAACGGAAGTTAGTGAAAGGCCAGaattgaatatttttgaaacttgaggaccaaattgaccaaaaGCAAAGTTAAagaactaaaatgaatttttgtgaaattaaaaaaataaaaaaataaataaaaaaaccttaacGGTAGAGCATTAATGGAAGTTAGTAAAAGGCTAGAATTGAATACTTTTGAAACTTGAGGACCAAATTAACCAAAAGCAAAGTTAGatgactaaaataaatttttgtgaaatttagaagaccaattttgtattattatatattcATAAGTATGCACTCCAAATTCCACTTGATGATCTGTTTTAAGTTCAGGACCTAAAAGGAAGGCATCCTTAACAGTGATACACAAGCATGGTCCATGCTTTCAAAGCAACGAAGGCCAAGTACAGGTTCCCAGTCACACTGAAATCCTTCTTCAAGACCAATCAAGAGTGAACTCAATCCACTCCAAGCTCTCCAACTACTCCAATGGCAACAAGTTAAGGGAATCTAAAGCCTCCATCCTTCCTGTTAAATCTGGTCTCATCCTTGGCACTGGTAACTATATTGTCACCATTGGCCTTGGCACTCCCAAAAGAGATCTAAAACTCACATTCGACACTGGTAGCGACCTTACTTGGACACAGTGTAAACCATGCACAGGACAATGCTATAAACAAGTAGACCCAATCTTTGACCCATCCAAATCAACATCATATGCCAACATTACATGTCCTACACCCTCGTGCTTTCAACTCAGTTCTGCCACAGGTAAACCATATTAATACAATCTCACTCACCAAAATAGAAAAGGGAattgctactactactacctACTTAATTGGTTTTACTTATTACAATAGATCACACGTAAGTGTATTTTTTATGTAGATGAAACATGGTAGTGAAGGGACGATTAACTTagacatttttcaaaatttgggattaatttgattttgaccTAAATTTGAtgggattttgtttttcttttttcacagcatttaatgtaatttttttttactcagaggttagaaaaataatattattaactAGCTAGATAGTACTTCTCTAGTGAAATTAGTAGCATCCCaagtattttagaaaaataaataaattggagAAGTTGTAGCccaattattgaaaatatatatatatatatatatatatatatatatatatatatatatatatatatatataattcaaagaTTAGGGATACTTTCacacaaactttttttaagCAATTGTAAATTTGATAATGTGGTAGAGTAatgtcaactttttttttttctccacaaTGTAGGAAGGTCACAACAGTGCTCTACCTCTAAGAAGTGCATATACCTTGCAGAATATGGTGATGGTTCGCTAACAACTGGATATTTCAGCAAAGAAAGGCTAACCATAACATCAGACGTGATGGACAATTTCATATTCGGTTGTGGCCAAGACAATGAAGGCCTCTTCAATGGCTTTGCTGGGTTGCTAAGTCTTGGTCGCGCCCAAGTTTCCCTAGTGAAACAAACAGCTCAAAAGTATGGCCAATTCTTCTCATATTGTCTACCTTCCACGACTAGCTCAACAGGACACCTTACTTTTGGAAAAGGCAATGGAGTTTCCAATACCACAAAGTTCACACCTATGTTAAAGCTTTCTCAAGGGCCATCATTCTATGGCCTTAACTTGATTGGAATAAGTGTGGGTGGGCAAAAATTATCAATTCCCACATCAGTTTTTTCGACTGTGGGTACTATCATTGACTCAGGGACGGTCATAACACGTTTGCCTCCTATAGCATACAATGCATTGCGAACAACATTTCGAAAACTGATGCGTAATTATCCAATGACAAGCCCAATTTCGCTACTCGATACATGTTATGATCTTAGCAAGAGCAAGTCTGTTTCAATTCCACACATAAGCTTTTTGTTCGGTGGTGCTGTGAGCGTAGATTTGGACAAAGTGGGAATATTTTACATGTTGAGCCCAACGCAAGCTTGTTTAGCCTTTGCAGGAAATAGTGATCCAAGCAACATTGCCATTTTTGGGAATGTTCAACAAAAAGGGTTAGAGGTGTTGTATGATGTTGCTAGAGGGAGGATTGGGTTTCGCCCTGGTGGTTGTAGCTAATCTAGTCAAATATATCAAATATGTATACTTATTATATAAGCTCAACCTGAGATCTTGCCATGTTTGATATTTGGAGCTTTCCATTCTTGACATATGACAGATTGCTCAATAAATTCAAGCTGATATGGATTAATATTGCCACATGGCAACTCACAATTTGTACACATCATTGATATTTGATATGGATAAAGTTAATTGCCTATTAGGTACGTACCATGTGTCAAGGCCTTTCATTACagtatacatttttattttcttacattACTCCTCAAATAATTAGAGTTAAAAAAATGCAATGTTAATTTACCTCGAGAATGAATGTCAAATTCTATTctaacaaattatttatttaaaatttatttagaaacaattagtttgatttttttttttttttttttgttgtgtggtTGGGTGTGAATGAATGCCTAGTATCATGAATGTTATTATGTTTTCTCATTCTTGAATTAAactgtcttcttctttttttcttcatgttttGGCCTCCCCAAACCTAAAATCTTGGCTCATTTGTGTGTCATTAATCACCGAAAAGTCATTCATACATATGCTGGTATGCAAGAGAGAACTttaagagagtgtgaagaatgaAATTGAGCAGTGTGTGTTTGCAAAAGAGTTGGTTGCAGATGACTTGACTGACTTACCATAATGGGTCAATGGATGACTTGACTGACTTATGGGTCAATGGATGTCCATGTCCTACACAAACGCAAATGGCGGAACCATGCGGACTAGTGAAGCCTGCGGGGGCCATCCTTCCCCACAAGTTTGAAAAAACGCAGAGGTAGCTCGTTCTTTTGTATAAATCGTGTTTTGCATTCCTCCCCCAATCATATAATATTTCCCGTTAATTTAAATACAGTTTTGTGTGATTTAAATGTTCAAATACGTAGGCCTTATTTTGGAATTGTGTGTTTGGTAAGAGAACTCTCAGGAGAATATTTAGATAACCCTTCTCACTTTAGAAGATTTAAaacatgtattaaaaaataaaaaagcaccTCAAGAGTTGTTTTCAACCTCTAAAAACAGTGTTCAATGGTAttcttgtaaaaattttaaaaaatgtgcaTTCCACATTGTGTCACAAAAAATAGCTTTTGACAAGTCAAATTAATATTACCCTCTTCCCGAAAATTATTATTGGTGAGTAagacataataatttttttaatatttttcatatcagTGAAATTAGTAAGTATTTAATGTTTTTCACATGGTCTAataattgatataatttttttacatgccaataataatttgttatcttaacagttatgaaatttgttgtgaataTCTTGTACTTCTAAACTTGCAAATTATATACTCACAATATGAAATTGGCCAAAGTTTTTAATGGTTTTCatatgggtttagtattaatgttacttttttacttaccaataataatCTAACATCTTGATAgctgtgaaatttttttgcgGGGAAAATTATATGCCCACAATATGAAGATTGGCCGACCCTtacatatttctttctttctttattttttcgttttggtaaaaattaattaatttcttattcCAAATCATTAGATTAGTTAGGACGAGATTCTGACTACCTTGATTTTATGATTTACATAATGCAAATGAAATGCCATGATATTTTTAGAAGATTATTGCGTTCAACTAAGGCTTCAAGGATGtgagttgagacttgagaaGAATCATCGGGTAAGACAATATTGAAAAggtgaattttttaattttatttttagtggtTTGCAAgtttcaacaaaaattattttcttcaatataatatgtattatgtgattttaaatttttaatgcgTTGAGGTTAGCTTAAGGTTTGCTATGTGTGATGAAAAGTGACAAATACTACAGGAGTTCACAGGTAAGTGGCTTTGATatcatgttaaaaacataaacagGAGTACAAAAACACAAATAGGAACATATTATGATAACCCTTGACTTGCCTTTCCTTGCCGTGAGAAGAGTCATCTATGGGAAACAAAGATACACTAAAGTGGAGCCGGTAATTAATATGGGAGgtttctaaattctaatttcCTTCCAGACTTGCACAACCATATACAACTGTTAATGCTGTGGCAAAAGTTGATAGGGATGAGATCTTAAAAGCTTGGGCTAAACAACAAGAATAATGTGATGCTATTGAGGCAGAGAGGTCGCTGCATTCACTTGGGCGTTAAAGTTAGCTTCTTAGGTAGAGGTTGCTGCATTCATGATTGAAAGTGACTCGAAACTTTGTATAGATGCATTAAATGGTGACAATGAGAATAATTGCTAGGGCATTAAAACCTTTCTTGAAAATGCATTATATCGATCTTAGGAGTTTTCTTGTAGATGACCTTTCTCTTGGGTTAAAAGGGAGCTAAAAATGTTGTCCATGCCTTGGCTAAGGTTGTCTCTCCGATCGACCCAagtttgattgaaaatacttagctcttttttttttgttggtgtgagtatatatatatatatataacttatcaaataaaaaagtgtgtgtatataataaataaataaaataaataaaaaagtaggtATATATGTGTGAGGGGTTTATATTAGTGCTACAATTTGAcccctcaaacaaaaatttctgacTTTGCCCCTGCTTGTAATATTTCTTCTTTGCCTCCCTCTGTTTTGGGGAAAGATAAGCTTGACTTCCTTAAACAGTTTAATGATAAGTTTGTCTTAGCcgggaaaaaataaataaataaaattccatCCAGACCTTGGGGCAAAAGATTTCTGATTAGTGCATTGGAATTGGTCTCACTTATCTAATTAAGTAGGTCCACAACCCTCATAGTACTACAGACCTTTAATATGgacttttctttctcttactGGAATTTGTGAGGAGTTCAGGGAACAACTGCTCTCTTTCACCCAAAAATTATCTCATAAGACatctctttaaaaaatgttacgtGTGGGTCTTATATTAATATGATGTGAAAGAGAAGCCTCAATCTTCTCTCTTTCGCACTCTCTTTGGTCCCGCCATTACTTACCAGTTACCATTCGtcaaactaaaatgaaaaaacaaccTACTTAGGCTACTTTGATGTCCCACACAACTCAAAACAAGGGTGGTATGAAAACGAATGTCGTGTACTGACTTTCTCttgtaatattttttcctaCCTTTCTCAACAGGTTACACGGTGATAATTACAATAACgagaccaaaagaaaaaagaggcaTTTGAGCCACTATCAGTAGTCTATCAGTTAAGAGCCATATAGTTAAATTCAATCAATTGACTAATCAAACCTAGCAGTGGCAGAATGTGAATCCACTTAATTTCCAGGCCAAACCACTATAAATGGTACTGAAGGAGTACAAGGTTTTGAGCGAAAAGGCTAAATCATGGCTTGTCGCATCTACCCCTTCCTTACATGTATACTCTATAGTTTCTCTGCTTTTCTTTGCCTTTATGCCCATGAAGTTAGAAAATCTACAGAAAGCTACCACCTTCATCATACTCATACTGTTCAAGTCACCTCTCTATTACCATCAACTACTTGCAGTGCTTCTGCCAAAggtttaattctctctctctctctctctctctctctctctctctctccagcaATTCAGCTCTCTAATTGTATTATAATTATACGAACATTGTCATCATCACGGTCGTCATTATTGccattttttactattattgtaATTATCGTTGATCCTCCTATCATCAAGGCAACTCTAGAAATTGTTTTTAGAGAggtaattataaaatttaaattatacaaaatttaataaaaatataactttatatattgacaaaaaaaaaaaccaaaatacataaagttttattACTTTCTTGTACgagttaattttgaaattgttgcatGATAGTCTTATTTTCAATGTTGCAAGTtacatctttttcaaaattttactttaataaaattattcttatacttttcctttttgtttgtaaggacctaaaatatttttaagggatcaaaatttaaggacaaagtttggctacaactcttactaaataaattaaaacaactatatattttgaacatttaaccgttgaattgcatgttctttatgtttttaaaactcatataaaattttatgtcaatcggatgttaCTATTCGGTccataaacttatcttttatgtaGAATTTTATgctacaaaaactcaaaattttaatatttgattgatgacataatcattgatctttgattttagTGAAATTTCGcaagcatagaggatataagaagaaaatgtaatccaatggtagatgtaagtgcacaattgcacctggacccaaagacaattacgggctcaggcccaatgagccttaaacaataaaatttgtagagtatgggcttagaacctaggttagaagtactgggagcttaaCAACAGACTTTTGTaaataaacacaagtaaataacgaacgacaatgacaaatggatctcctcggactcaagctgaggactacttctttgttatttctctttcttcctttaatattacaatttcttaatttctttctttgttttctgatccccccttttctttggcctttacccccttttatacttccttccctaatacattttgaacagtgactagaagtttccacctcactgtttaggggtcacctccccattaatgcggccaggaaggtaggtgcagagcctttaatgcggaggtggcagcctttactcttgatattttctttaatactggtgcatctagaagattcaggatgtccccttttaaccactggtctttccagagttgtgctttgaccttcataatgaaactttgaattctctagggcttgtcCGTCATCGGccgtatcctcggaccctcgacgtatgggccaactcatagagttaatcctggagcaggtcggccctccatgttacagcccaaaggcccatatgcccatttgggtccttttactccccacagtagatttgtcaaaattcatatccaataaaaaaaaaattaagtgaagtTGTAGCCTTAGTCTAAAACTTTAGGtggtcacaattttttttaaaagataaaaaatcgtaaaattttaaatttatatataataattatatttttctagGTTAGGGTGGTCTTTTGACCACTCTGCCTTTAATGTGGAGCCGCCAATGCCTATAATGCAAAAAACtagatgagaaaaagaaaaaaaaaaaaaagattttatggcCTGTATTGTTACAGCACCTGTAAAACTATAATTTTAGGAGGGATGCAATTTAGTCAATTGTAGAAACCTAACAAAAATTAGACCCATGGATTTTAgattcaaaactttaaaatagCACTAACCTCACAGAAGTTTGGACAGGAGGAGAAATTTGTCCATTGGGTTATTGAGGCGTGGCCCATCACAATTGAAATTTGTCACCATGTTTATTTAAATGGCAGCCATTACTTTATCCCACAAAGGGCTGCCTAGCAATAGCTTTTTGACTTCAACCCATGCATATGAATTGAGTGAGCCCTCTGTGTATGTGTGTTATCCCACGCTACTATGTATGTGAAATGACACTTGTTCATTGCacgagagagtttttttttttttttattcagtaaaaaaaaaaaagaaagagtttttttttttattcagcaaaaaaaaaaaagaaagatttttttttttttttttttgagaagaaggctgtaatattattaaaaaaaaaactactcctTACTTCCTTGGGTAGTTATGGACGTTTGTAGTTCCATCTACAAGTAGGATTAGTGCAGTAGTAATATTCTTATATTCGATTTCCTTAGTGTAGCCTTGTAGTTCATCTTCAATATTTGTATTTCGGCTCTCGTATTTGTGATCTTCAATTTGATTCAAGTAAGTTACATCACTTTACTAGTACTTAATCCTAATTACTTGATTTAAATGATCTTCAGCATGTTTGTCAATCTCTCGTCACAATCCCTTAGTTGTCGATCTTATTtactttaatattatttttgctatAATGTTTATATTAATCTCTCTTTGCTAAGAGGTGATCTTGATTGAGGTATTATAAAACCTATTAAAGTTGTATTCAGGTCCAAACAGGGAGGCATCCTTAACGGTGAAACACAAATATGGCCCATGCTTTCAAAGCAACAAAGACCAATTACAAATTCTTAATCACACTGAAATCCTCCTTCAAGACCAATCCAGGGTGAACTCAATCCATTCCATGTTTTCTAAGAACTCAGATGGCAACAAATTAAGAGAATCTCAAGCCACCACCCTTCCAGCTAACTCTGGTCTCACCATCGGCACAGGTAACTACATTGTCACCGTGGGCCTTGGTACTCCCAAAACAGATCAAACACTCGCATTTGACACTGGTAGCGACCTCACCTGGGCACAGTGTGAACCATGTGCAGGACAGTGCTATAACCAAGTAGACCCTATCTTTGATCCATCCAAATCTACATCCTACACCAACATTTCATGTCCTACACCCTCGTGCTCCCAACTCACTTCTGCCACAGGTAAACCACAATCTCACTCAACAAAATAGAAATGGTATTGCTATTACTACCTATTTTAGTAAATAAATTACtttgtttaataaagtttaCTTATTAGAGTGAAGGCTAATTTATAAACTACATCTCTAAAGTTtgggagtgtttggattttacttcctgaaattttagaatttgattttACTCTCTAAAGTTTAGatagtttagattttacaccctaatatttcagaatttgaattttattcccCAAAATTTCAAGGGGCTTGGATTTTACAAgctaaagttttagaatttgggtTCACCTTTAAAGTTCTATTCCATTTGCATTAGCAGTCCCTCCAtccatatttttcattaattgcCACATAATCTTGCAATGCATGTTTAGtttattcaataaaatgatgccacatcatttttctagcctaaaaaaattaaaaatggcaTGGCATggcataataaaaatgatgtggTATCATTTAATTAGATGAACTAAATATGTATAACAAGTTTATGTGGCACTTAACAGAAAATATAGATGGAGTAGCTgctaatataaacaaaatggaACCTCATgggataaaattcaaattttgaaactttaaggtataaaatctaaacaactccaaattttttgaggtaaaattcaaacactcccaaactttgagggataaaatcaaaattctaaaactttactataaaatccaaacactcccaTATTTCatggggtaaaatccaaattcttaaataatttcaggatgtaaaattcaaacacctcCAAACTTTAGAGCTGTAGTTTGCAATCTAGTCTAAAATAAATTACCCATAATGTATTTTCTATCCGGTTAACATAATAGTaacaaaatgatgaatttaGAATTTTCAAAGTTTGGGGATTTAGACATGAATTTgatgaaatttctttttatggattttttttgcTTCATTTAATGTAATATTATTAAGTAGCAAGATATATAGACTCCTCTAGTGAATTTAGTAGTTTCccaatcattttttaaaaataaattggagAGGTTCTTGCCCAgtcattgaaaaagaaaatgatactAGTGATGATATCACACATACACTTGTTTTAAGCGATTGTAAATTTGAGAATTTCGTACTATAGGAATCCCACAGCAGTGCTCCAACTCGAAGTGCTTATACCTTGTCCAATATGGGGATAATTCAAATACAACTGGATACTTTAGCAAAGAAAGGCTAACCATAACATCAGACGTGGTGGACAATTTTATATTCGGTTGTGGCCAGGACAATGAAGGCCTCTTCGAAGGCATTGCCGGGTTGCTAGGTCTCGGCCGCGGCCAAGTTTCCCTTGTGCAACAGGCAGCTCAAAAGTACAGTCAGTTTTTCTCTTATTGTCTACCTTCCACAACTAGCTCAACAGGATACCTTACTTTGGGAAAAGGAAATGAAGTTTCGAGTCCCATAAAATTCACACCTATGTTAACACTTTCTCAAGGGCCATCATTCTACGGCCTCAATTTGATTGGAATA
This genomic stretch from Castanea sativa cultivar Marrone di Chiusa Pesio chromosome 1, ASM4071231v1 harbors:
- the LOC142607850 gene encoding aspartyl protease family protein At5g10770-like isoform X1, which translates into the protein MACRIYPFLTCILYSFSAFLCLYAHEVRKSTESYHLHHTHTVQVTSLLPSTTCSASAKGPNREASLTVKHKYGPCFQSNKDQLQILNHTEILLQDQSRVNSIHSMFSKNSDGNKLRESQATTLPANSGLTIGTGNYIVTVGLGTPKTDQTLAFDTGSDLTWAQCEPCAGQCYNQVDPIFDPSKSTSYTNISCPTPSCSQLTSATGIPQQCSNSKCLYLVQYGDNSNTTGYFSKERLTITSDVVDNFIFGCGQDNEGLFEGIAGLLGLGRGQVSLVQQAAQKYSQFFSYCLPSTTSSTGYLTLGKGNEVSSPIKFTPMLTLSQGPSFYGLNLIGISVGGQRLSIPTSVFSTVGTIIDSGTVITRLPPAAYNALRTKFRDMMRNYQMTSSSVPIFDTCYDLSKSQSVSIPSISFFFEGDVSVDLDKVGILVMLSQTEACLAFAGNSKPSNIAIFGNEQQKGLEVVYDVVGGRIGFRPGGCS
- the LOC142607850 gene encoding aspartyl protease family protein At5g10770-like isoform X2, translated to MKLENLQKATTFIILILFKSPLYYHQLLAVLLPKLYSGPNREASLTVKHKYGPCFQSNKDQLQILNHTEILLQDQSRVNSIHSMFSKNSDGNKLRESQATTLPANSGLTIGTGNYIVTVGLGTPKTDQTLAFDTGSDLTWAQCEPCAGQCYNQVDPIFDPSKSTSYTNISCPTPSCSQLTSATGIPQQCSNSKCLYLVQYGDNSNTTGYFSKERLTITSDVVDNFIFGCGQDNEGLFEGIAGLLGLGRGQVSLVQQAAQKYSQFFSYCLPSTTSSTGYLTLGKGNEVSSPIKFTPMLTLSQGPSFYGLNLIGISVGGQRLSIPTSVFSTVGTIIDSGTVITRLPPAAYNALRTKFRDMMRNYQMTSSSVPIFDTCYDLSKSQSVSIPSISFFFEGDVSVDLDKVGILVMLSQTEACLAFAGNSKPSNIAIFGNEQQKGLEVVYDVVGGRIGFRPGGCS
- the LOC142632081 gene encoding aspartyl protease family protein At5g10770-like; this encodes MAIPISSFIRCILYIYCFSAFLCLHAHEVRETTEIHHLHHTHIVQLSSLMPSTTCSASTKGPKRKASLTVIHKHGPCFQSNEGQVQVPSHTEILLQDQSRVNSIHSKLSNYSNGNKLRESKASILPVKSGLILGTGNYIVTIGLGTPKRDLKLTFDTGSDLTWTQCKPCTGQCYKQVDPIFDPSKSTSYANITCPTPSCFQLSSATGRSQQCSTSKKCIYLAEYGDGSLTTGYFSKERLTITSDVMDNFIFGCGQDNEGLFNGFAGLLSLGRAQVSLVKQTAQKYGQFFSYCLPSTTSSTGHLTFGKGNGVSNTTKFTPMLKLSQGPSFYGLNLIGISVGGQKLSIPTSVFSTVGTIIDSGTVITRLPPIAYNALRTTFRKLMRNYPMTSPISLLDTCYDLSKSKSVSIPHISFLFGGAVSVDLDKVGIFYMLSPTQACLAFAGNSDPSNIAIFGNVQQKGLEVLYDVARGRIGFRPGGCS